The Phycisphaerales bacterium genome includes a region encoding these proteins:
- the efp gene encoding elongation factor P, whose amino-acid sequence MAKANELKRGKVVQHEGGNYTVTDVTRVSKGNWRSYLQVKLKSLKDGRVLDARYSPDDRVDILYVDTKPFQFLYREGNNFVLMDQESYDQIEVDLELMSGGENFLRGQEILTVSFIDGKIVSVELPNVVELQVVDTTPAIKGATATNQNKDAQLETGLVVKVPPFIENGELVRVDTRTGEYLERAKS is encoded by the coding sequence ATGGCCAAGGCAAACGAGTTGAAACGCGGCAAGGTGGTCCAGCACGAGGGGGGCAACTATACGGTCACGGATGTGACGCGGGTGTCCAAGGGTAACTGGCGAAGCTACCTGCAGGTCAAGCTCAAGTCGCTCAAGGACGGCCGGGTGCTGGACGCACGTTATTCGCCCGATGACCGGGTCGACATCCTGTACGTGGACACGAAGCCGTTCCAATTCCTTTACCGGGAGGGCAACAACTTCGTGCTGATGGACCAGGAGTCGTACGACCAGATCGAGGTTGATCTCGAGCTGATGTCCGGCGGCGAGAACTTCCTTCGCGGCCAGGAGATCCTGACGGTCTCGTTCATCGACGGCAAGATCGTGTCGGTCGAGCTACCGAACGTCGTCGAACTCCAGGTCGTCGACACGACACCCGCGATCAAGGGCGCAACAGCTACGAATCAGAACAAGGATGCCCAGCTCGAGACCGGCCTGGTCGTGAAGGTGCCACCCTTCATCGAGAATGGCGAGCTTGTGCGGGTCGACACGCGCACCGGCGAGTATCTGGAGCGCGCCAAGAGCTGA